The Natronincola ferrireducens genome includes a window with the following:
- the rbr gene encoding rubrerythrin — MKSLKGTKTAENLMKAFAGESQARNRYTYYAAIAKKEGYVQIHNLFIETADNEKEHAKRFLKFFDESMKGEMVEITASFPVGLGDTKANLLAAAEGENEEWDELYPAFADVADEEGFPEIATVFRKIAEVEKHHEKRYRKLLENIENNSVFAKESVVEWKCNNCGYIHKGEKAVELCPACAHPQGHFEVFVESY; from the coding sequence ATGAAATCATTAAAAGGAACAAAAACTGCTGAAAACTTAATGAAAGCATTTGCAGGGGAATCCCAGGCTAGAAATAGGTATACGTATTATGCGGCTATAGCAAAGAAAGAGGGTTATGTGCAAATACATAATTTATTTATTGAAACAGCCGATAATGAAAAGGAACATGCAAAGAGATTTTTAAAATTTTTTGATGAAAGCATGAAGGGTGAAATGGTAGAAATAACTGCCTCATTCCCAGTAGGTTTAGGAGATACAAAGGCTAACCTGTTGGCAGCAGCTGAAGGTGAAAATGAAGAGTGGGATGAATTGTATCCAGCATTTGCTGATGTAGCAGATGAAGAAGGTTTTCCAGAGATCGCTACAGTTTTTAGAAAAATCGCTGAAGTAGAGAAGCATCATGAAAAAAGATATAGAAAACTGCTAGAAAATATAGAAAACAATAGTGTGTTTGCAAAAGAGTCAGTTGTGGAATGGAAATGCAACAATTGTGGATATATCCATAAAGGAGAAAAGGCTGTTGAGTTATGTCCTGCATGTGCTCATCCACAAGGTCATTTTGAAGTGTTTGTTGAATCCTATTAA
- a CDS encoding FAD-dependent oxidoreductase, translating to MKSRIALLLALIMVMSVFTGCTTNSTQPGTTTPEDYDNTESADIVIIGAGAAGLSAANEAIENGAESVIILEMTNKTGGALNFTSGSMSAAQTIIQEEDGIEDTLESFVEDIIKTGSDFDGKPNRKLVELFAEEGVDTFQWLWDNGLKDYEFLTDREGKRAVFAPEHPLYSIPRTYKPKAKDPVNYKAAAHEILDKVVKDASKIQIVYNTKGTELIANDKGQVLSVIGEHLDTGKATRYDAKKGIIVATGGYSANHKLMGEFTLYGSSYLTGSPATADGNALPMMQKVGAAINNMDYVPTFPMGLESADNPGTGIIASTYTWKTGGICINKEGNRFMDETEPNNSIREVALEEQTDAIQYDIFTDKILEDLTANNAAGMYNYRFGEGTPGERTVVTASSLDELAEKIGVPEENLKKTVEDYNQAVGSKGEDEFGRKYDDTVTPFNLGANKIEGDKYYAVPLRALCIITLGGVTANENMQVLDNNGTVIPGLYAAGEVVGGIWGKFVSGGTGVMGPIVFGRIAARAAMTGELATGYTVAPSSEILDASLFQKDKVETEGFDMSVELKDGEYEATVDGQEGPMTVKVTITDGKITDVTIVSDKETASIAAPALEQIPARIVEANSPDVDGITGATLTVNRIKNAVIECLNQAK from the coding sequence TTATTGGTGCTGGTGCAGCTGGTCTTTCTGCTGCTAATGAAGCTATTGAAAATGGAGCAGAAAGTGTTATTATTTTAGAAATGACTAATAAAACTGGAGGCGCTTTAAACTTTACAAGTGGTTCTATGTCTGCTGCTCAGACAATTATTCAAGAGGAAGATGGTATTGAAGATACTCTAGAATCATTTGTAGAAGATATTATAAAAACAGGTAGTGATTTTGATGGCAAGCCAAATCGTAAGCTAGTAGAATTATTTGCAGAGGAAGGTGTAGATACCTTCCAATGGTTATGGGACAATGGTCTTAAGGATTACGAATTTTTGACGGATAGAGAAGGTAAAAGAGCTGTATTTGCTCCTGAGCATCCTCTTTACTCCATTCCCCGTACCTACAAGCCCAAAGCAAAAGACCCTGTGAACTACAAGGCTGCAGCACATGAAATTTTAGATAAAGTAGTAAAGGATGCAAGCAAAATCCAAATTGTTTATAATACAAAAGGAACAGAACTTATTGCAAATGACAAAGGTCAGGTACTTTCTGTAATTGGTGAACACCTAGATACTGGCAAAGCAACAAGATATGATGCTAAAAAAGGTATTATAGTAGCTACAGGTGGTTACTCAGCAAACCATAAACTTATGGGTGAATTCACACTTTATGGTAGTTCATACCTAACAGGAAGTCCAGCTACTGCTGATGGAAATGCTCTACCTATGATGCAGAAAGTGGGTGCTGCAATCAACAACATGGATTATGTACCAACTTTCCCAATGGGTCTTGAAAGTGCAGATAATCCAGGTACAGGTATAATTGCTTCTACTTATACATGGAAAACTGGTGGTATATGTATAAATAAAGAAGGTAATCGTTTCATGGATGAAACAGAACCGAACAACTCTATCCGTGAAGTTGCACTAGAAGAACAGACAGATGCAATTCAATATGATATTTTTACAGATAAAATCCTAGAGGACCTAACTGCTAACAATGCAGCAGGTATGTACAATTACAGATTTGGTGAAGGTACCCCTGGAGAGAGAACTGTTGTAACAGCTTCAAGCTTAGATGAGCTTGCTGAAAAAATTGGTGTTCCAGAAGAAAATTTAAAGAAAACTGTAGAAGACTATAACCAAGCTGTAGGTTCAAAAGGTGAAGATGAATTTGGACGTAAATACGATGATACAGTTACTCCCTTCAACCTTGGTGCAAACAAAATTGAAGGGGATAAATATTATGCAGTTCCTCTACGTGCCCTTTGTATTATTACACTTGGAGGTGTAACTGCAAACGAAAATATGCAGGTTCTTGATAATAATGGAACAGTAATCCCAGGGTTATATGCAGCTGGTGAAGTTGTAGGTGGTATATGGGGTAAATTTGTTTCTGGCGGTACAGGTGTAATGGGTCCAATTGTATTTGGACGTATTGCTGCACGGGCTGCAATGACAGGGGAATTGGCAACTGGTTACACTGTTGCTCCTTCTTCAGAAATACTTGATGCAAGTCTTTTCCAAAAAGATAAGGTGGAAACAGAAGGATTTGATATGTCAGTTGAACTTAAAGATGGGGAATATGAAGCTACAGTTGATGGACAAGAAGGTCCAATGACTGTAAAAGTAACAATTACAGATGGAAAAATAACTGATGTTACTATTGTTTCTGACAAGGAAACAGCTTCAATTGCTGCTCCTGCCTTAGAACAGATTCCAGCAAGGATTGTTGAAGCAAACTCTCCTGATGTTGACGGAATTACTGGTGCTACTTTAACTGTAAACCGTATTAAAAATGCAGTTATTGAGTGCCTTAATCAAGCAAAATAA
- a CDS encoding methyl-accepting chemotaxis protein yields MSKAEKKFLNINELLNFSFINSITLKMIIVITFAFQISTPIARFINSYINKLGIVTEHIGIYINTVINIIIINFIIVFFMKYMVITPLKNHIKKLYEISSGNIKENVEVKGKGEFAQLAIATNRTINKLNDLIQSIQKSAEKTDDTTSELTVNLNNMKTSAYEVAKAVEEIAMGASEQARNIEEGSSKASQLGDAIEDDIDCMRNLNKTTQKVSQLVKEGLKEMQDLSRISYESSEATKNVQDVIIKTNESANKIGEASNVIASIAEQTNLLALNAAIEAARAGEAGRGFAVVAEEIRKLAEQSADSTRAIDEVVNELQMNSKAVVDSMEKVSCISKEQEESVVNSKEKYILIDTAIKEAEKATQSLNVSSEKMEVMKNEILDTLKNLSAIAEENSASTEEVAASIQEQTAAIEKITSISKKASQSADYLTSVVEQINI; encoded by the coding sequence ATGTCAAAAGCAGAAAAAAAATTTCTCAATATTAATGAATTATTAAATTTTAGTTTTATCAATAGTATAACCTTGAAAATGATAATTGTTATAACTTTTGCATTTCAGATCAGTACTCCCATTGCAAGATTCATCAATAGTTACATAAATAAGCTAGGAATTGTAACGGAACATATAGGTATTTATATTAACACAGTAATTAATATAATAATTATCAATTTTATTATAGTGTTTTTTATGAAATATATGGTAATAACCCCTCTAAAAAATCATATAAAAAAACTGTATGAAATTAGTTCAGGGAATATAAAAGAAAATGTTGAAGTAAAAGGTAAGGGTGAATTTGCACAACTTGCTATAGCAACCAATAGAACCATTAATAAATTGAATGATCTTATTCAAAGCATTCAGAAGAGTGCAGAAAAAACAGATGATACTACATCTGAGCTAACAGTAAATTTAAATAATATGAAAACCAGTGCCTATGAAGTTGCAAAAGCAGTTGAAGAAATCGCCATGGGGGCTTCAGAACAGGCGAGAAATATAGAAGAAGGTTCGTCAAAGGCTTCACAATTAGGAGACGCCATTGAAGATGATATTGACTGTATGAGGAACTTAAATAAAACAACACAAAAAGTAAGTCAATTGGTAAAGGAAGGTCTAAAGGAAATGCAAGACTTATCAAGAATTTCCTATGAGAGTAGCGAAGCTACAAAGAATGTTCAAGATGTAATAATTAAGACAAACGAAAGTGCTAATAAAATAGGAGAAGCCAGCAATGTGATTGCTTCAATAGCAGAACAAACCAATTTATTGGCTTTAAATGCAGCGATAGAGGCGGCACGGGCTGGAGAGGCTGGTAGAGGATTTGCTGTTGTAGCAGAGGAAATCAGAAAGTTAGCGGAACAGTCTGCTGATTCTACTAGAGCAATTGACGAAGTTGTAAATGAACTACAGATGAATTCAAAGGCTGTGGTTGATTCTATGGAAAAAGTTTCTTGTATTTCAAAAGAACAGGAAGAAAGTGTAGTAAACAGTAAAGAAAAATATATATTAATTGATACAGCCATAAAGGAAGCAGAAAAAGCAACACAAAGCTTAAACGTTTCATCAGAAAAAATGGAAGTAATGAAAAATGAAATACTAGATACCCTAAAGAATTTATCTGCAATTGCAGAAGAAAATTCTGCCTCTACGGAAGAGGTTGCAGCTTCTATACAAGAGCAGACTGCTGCTATAGAAAAAATTACAAGTATTAGTAAAAAAGCATCACAATCAGCAGATTATTTAACTTCTGTGGTGGAACAAATTAATATTTAG